A window of the Wolbachia endosymbiont (group A) of Pogonocherus hispidulus genome harbors these coding sequences:
- a CDS encoding HAD family hydrolase has protein sequence MKDSQLAVVFDWDNTLVDTQDNIFNAIKHTINSMGYSNKAADRNSHESRKSYMVNLFGDQWKKANQIYQQYLDDALLQNIALNQGVEKMLQTLKSHNIYLAIVSNKKNTNLRKEVAYFKLDSYFERVVGSCDTAEDKPSATPLLFALEESTLPINRENVFFVGDSITDILCAQNANCLPIIYGQSISGYEDLLCFQHFDKLTDFIIKYLEDR, from the coding sequence ATGAAGGATAGTCAATTAGCAGTAGTATTCGATTGGGATAATACCTTAGTTGACACTCAAGATAACATTTTTAATGCTATTAAGCATACCATAAACTCAATGGGGTATAGTAATAAAGCTGCCGATAGAAATTCCCATGAGTCGAGAAAGAGCTATATGGTCAATTTATTTGGCGATCAGTGGAAAAAAGCAAATCAGATATATCAACAATATTTAGATGATGCACTATTGCAAAACATTGCTCTGAATCAAGGAGTAGAGAAAATGTTGCAGACACTGAAAAGCCACAATATTTATCTAGCAATAGTAAGTAATAAGAAAAATACTAATTTACGTAAAGAAGTTGCCTATTTTAAACTAGATTCTTACTTTGAAAGAGTAGTTGGGTCATGCGATACCGCGGAAGATAAACCATCTGCAACCCCACTGCTATTTGCACTAGAAGAGAGTACGTTGCCTATAAATAGAGAAAATGTGTTTTTCGTTGGTGATAGCATCACAGATATCCTGTGTGCGCAAAATGCCAATTGTTTACCTATTATATATGGTCAATCAATAAGCGGTTATGAAGATTTGTTATGTTTTCAACATTTTGATAAACTTACAGATTTTATAATAAAGTATTTAGAAGATAGGTAA
- a CDS encoding penicillin-binding transpeptidase domain-containing protein — protein sequence MWTKNKVFNRRAFILGGIQLTISAIFSYRLYNLQIRNRQKYEALSNSNRIRVATIMPQRGKILDRNSIELAVNKISYVVLFDGSGKEVDLQTLSEIESDIAKSPETKITALYKRYYPFGSMCSHVLGYTKKQQGISEVGISGIEYTYDHILKGKPGKSEQEINSKKRVIKELSSIPQQDGQDVQLTIDINLQEKIAEVFKDHQGSAVVIDVNNGEILALYNSPSYDNNLFASKLSNETWESLNTPSLPLVNRALSYQIPPGSIFKIIVALAGLKDGIITPEEKFSCKGYMKIGERKFRCLKSKVHGYVSLNEAMALSCNTYFYNIGKKISVDSLVEMASKFGIGSGPLIGTFKEEAPGLLPDRDWRTRKLYSQWYLGDTINLVIGQGYLLTTPLQLAVLAARLATGKEVIPHIEMSNTVQNFPDIDVDYEHLSIVRKAMFDVVNSKTGTYKKGLSGIQIAGKTGTPEINSKGESHKLFIAYGPYHNPCYAISVFIEHGKAPRQDVAIANEIFQYMLER from the coding sequence ATGTGGACAAAAAACAAAGTCTTTAACCGCAGAGCATTCATATTAGGTGGTATTCAGCTTACCATTTCCGCTATTTTTAGCTATAGGTTATATAATCTACAAATACGAAACAGACAAAAGTACGAAGCACTATCTAATAGTAATAGAATAAGAGTTGCTACTATTATGCCTCAGCGGGGCAAAATTTTAGATAGGAATAGCATTGAACTTGCGGTAAACAAAATTTCGTATGTTGTTCTGTTTGATGGTTCTGGTAAGGAAGTTGATTTGCAAACATTATCAGAAATTGAATCTGATATAGCAAAATCACCAGAAACAAAAATAACAGCACTTTATAAACGTTACTACCCGTTTGGTTCAATGTGCTCTCATGTACTTGGATATACAAAAAAGCAGCAAGGCATAAGTGAAGTAGGAATCAGCGGTATTGAATATACATATGATCATATATTGAAAGGCAAGCCAGGAAAATCTGAGCAGGAAATAAATTCTAAAAAACGCGTCATAAAAGAATTATCAAGCATACCACAACAAGATGGACAAGATGTACAGCTAACAATTGATATTAATCTGCAAGAGAAAATCGCAGAGGTATTTAAAGATCACCAGGGCTCCGCAGTGGTAATTGATGTAAATAATGGAGAAATTTTAGCATTATATAATTCACCTTCTTACGATAATAATCTTTTTGCTAGCAAGCTATCAAATGAGACTTGGGAAAGCTTGAATACTCCTTCATTACCACTTGTGAATCGTGCGTTATCATATCAAATTCCACCTGGTTCAATATTTAAAATAATAGTTGCGCTTGCGGGTTTAAAAGACGGGATAATAACACCAGAAGAGAAATTCTCGTGTAAGGGCTATATGAAAATAGGTGAGCGGAAATTTCGTTGCCTGAAAAGCAAAGTCCATGGATATGTATCTTTAAATGAGGCAATGGCTCTCTCATGCAACACTTACTTTTATAATATAGGGAAAAAAATAAGTGTAGACTCTCTAGTAGAAATGGCTAGCAAATTTGGTATTGGAAGTGGGCCATTGATTGGAACGTTTAAAGAAGAAGCTCCAGGGTTGTTGCCCGATAGAGATTGGCGTACACGAAAGCTATATTCGCAGTGGTATTTAGGTGACACTATCAACCTAGTTATAGGACAAGGGTATTTGCTTACAACACCACTGCAGCTTGCAGTTCTTGCAGCGAGGCTTGCAACAGGAAAAGAGGTAATTCCCCACATTGAAATGAGTAATACAGTGCAAAATTTCCCTGACATTGATGTGGATTATGAGCATCTTAGCATAGTTCGAAAAGCTATGTTTGACGTGGTGAATTCTAAGACTGGAACCTATAAGAAAGGGCTAAGCGGTATACAAATTGCCGGCAAAACCGGTACACCAGAGATAAACTCTAAGGGTGAAAGTCATAAGTTATTTATCGCCTATGGTCCTTACCATAACCCGTGCTACGCAATCTCTGTGTTTATAGAACACGGCAAAGCTCCACGCCAAGATGTTGCTATAGCTAATGAAATATTTCAATATATGCTTGAAAGATGA
- a CDS encoding monovalent cation:proton antiporter-2 (CPA2) family protein: MHSGSQHLFDIIILLSAAVFIVIAFWKMNISPVLGYFVAGAVIGSHGFNLIHSAEAMDNLAEFGVVFLLFIIGLELTFERLIAMRIHVFGFGSLQVIVTMVAIWCIALAFGVNTNIATVIGGGLALSSTAIVLQVLQEKGSQASQVGRLSIAVLLMQDFAVVPLIVLVPLLAGNSEHSLISSLAGSLVQAAIALVLIFITGRLLLRPLFSVIAKMESNEIFISTTLLIVLGAAFITEQFHLSLALGAFVAGLLVAETEYRHSVEHAVLPFKDLFLGLFFMTVGMSINTELLLNKLPLITLLSIILIVLKTSIIYILCRFFGFKSAPAIQAGLLLSQGGEFAFILFRLADELNVLPSEIAQVLMMVTTVTMAFTPLLSGLGDWIANSLSTEKTILDDEAVETDTQDLYNHVIVAGFGRVGYMVTKMLTAEHLSYVVVDIQSKIVKEGKSDSFPIYLGDVTRCEILKSVGIERAQALVISIKNEVTIKKVVSLVAANFPHVNIVIRLPDLSNVEVYRDLGASKIIPETSEIGLQLGGAALSLSGISESGVTSLKSRFRKGNYSMLKDLGSDKDE, encoded by the coding sequence ATGCACAGTGGCTCTCAGCATTTGTTTGATATTATAATTTTACTTTCTGCTGCTGTGTTTATAGTCATAGCGTTCTGGAAAATGAATATTAGTCCAGTGCTCGGTTACTTCGTTGCAGGTGCAGTTATTGGTTCTCATGGATTTAATCTGATACACTCAGCTGAAGCAATGGATAATCTTGCAGAATTTGGTGTAGTTTTTCTATTATTCATTATAGGCCTTGAATTGACATTTGAACGCCTGATCGCTATGCGTATTCATGTATTTGGGTTTGGTTCTCTTCAAGTTATAGTTACCATGGTAGCAATATGGTGCATCGCTCTTGCTTTTGGAGTGAATACGAATATAGCAACAGTTATTGGTGGTGGGCTTGCGCTATCCTCAACAGCAATAGTGTTGCAGGTTCTGCAAGAAAAAGGTTCTCAAGCAAGTCAGGTTGGTAGGTTGTCGATAGCAGTACTATTAATGCAAGATTTTGCAGTGGTACCATTAATAGTATTGGTACCTTTACTCGCTGGCAATTCTGAGCACAGCCTGATAAGCTCATTGGCAGGTTCATTGGTGCAAGCAGCTATTGCATTAGTGCTGATATTTATAACTGGTAGATTATTGCTTAGACCTTTATTTTCGGTTATTGCTAAAATGGAAAGTAATGAGATCTTTATATCAACAACGCTTTTAATAGTATTAGGAGCAGCATTTATTACTGAGCAATTTCATTTATCGTTGGCATTAGGTGCATTTGTCGCTGGATTGTTAGTTGCAGAAACAGAATATAGACACTCAGTAGAACACGCAGTATTGCCATTTAAAGATTTGTTTCTTGGCTTATTTTTCATGACTGTTGGTATGTCCATCAATACCGAACTTTTACTTAATAAGTTACCACTAATCACCTTATTATCGATCATCCTTATCGTTTTAAAAACATCTATCATATATATATTGTGTAGATTTTTTGGGTTTAAGAGCGCACCTGCTATACAAGCTGGGTTACTGCTTTCACAAGGCGGTGAATTTGCGTTTATTTTATTTCGCTTAGCAGATGAGCTAAATGTGCTACCAAGTGAAATCGCTCAAGTACTTATGATGGTAACTACAGTAACCATGGCTTTCACTCCTCTTTTGTCGGGGCTTGGAGATTGGATAGCAAACTCACTTAGCACTGAGAAAACAATATTAGATGATGAAGCTGTTGAAACAGATACACAAGATCTTTATAACCATGTAATAGTTGCTGGATTTGGTAGAGTGGGATATATGGTAACAAAAATGCTTACTGCGGAGCATTTAAGTTACGTTGTTGTAGATATTCAATCGAAAATAGTCAAAGAAGGAAAAAGTGATAGTTTTCCTATATATCTTGGAGATGTTACAAGATGTGAAATTTTAAAATCAGTAGGAATAGAAAGAGCTCAAGCTCTCGTTATTTCAATAAAGAATGAAGTTACTATAAAAAAAGTTGTTTCCTTAGTTGCTGCAAATTTTCCGCATGTAAATATTGTAATACGCTTGCCAGATCTGAGTAATGTGGAGGTTTATAGAGATCTAGGAGCTAGTAAAATTATTCCTGAAACATCTGAGATAGGATTGCAGCTAGGTGGAGCTGCACTGAGCCTCAGTGGTATTAGCGAAAGTGGAGTTACGTCTTTAAAAAGTAGATTTAGAAAAGGCAATTACAGTATGTTAAAAGACCTTGGTAGTGATAAAGATGAATGA
- a CDS encoding RDD family protein, translating into MTAVTEIASIKRRFCAYLIDVAILLIPTLLIIILLKDLPLILHLSYMCTNCSYFTYFISSKAQATPGQQLMNICTINLDNSKIDLNLAFDRSSSQLFLPLLNSVVVVLTELLQDQEVLVNVLSALKVIIVLLTLYWYLVACFSKKKQTYHDMLFYTVVIKGTIK; encoded by the coding sequence ATGACTGCTGTTACAGAGATTGCCAGTATAAAAAGGCGCTTTTGCGCATATTTAATAGATGTAGCAATTTTATTAATTCCAACCCTATTAATTATAATATTGTTAAAGGATTTACCGTTGATTTTACATTTATCATATATGTGTACGAATTGTAGTTACTTCACATATTTTATATCTTCAAAGGCCCAGGCAACTCCAGGTCAACAGTTGATGAATATATGTACTATCAATTTAGATAATTCTAAAATAGACTTGAATTTAGCGTTTGACAGAAGCTCTTCCCAGCTTTTTCTTCCTTTGTTAAACAGTGTAGTAGTTGTCCTTACTGAACTTTTACAAGATCAGGAAGTATTAGTGAATGTCTTGAGTGCATTGAAAGTAATTATAGTGCTGCTCACCCTCTATTGGTATCTAGTTGCTTGTTTTTCTAAAAAGAAACAGACATACCACGACATGCTATTTTATACGGTTGTTATCAAAGGAACCATTAAATGA
- a CDS encoding SURF1 family protein, whose product MLKKIVFILIVPCLLLFLLGLWQVFRLNWKNNIIKNMNLPVVHLLPNDDLAQFNYRHVKIDGILSDIELYVFAGQRGYHVLSPMLLTTGRYMLVNKGIVRENKEEKAKIEKVAANGVLYCDSSKSKNWFIKNDTASNTWFTFNTEEISNELGIKLEKCVLWPNNFGSKLAIQPMKHLEYAITWFAFSLTWLIMCVIYHRQNLNKA is encoded by the coding sequence GTGTTAAAAAAAATAGTATTTATTTTAATTGTACCTTGTTTGCTCCTTTTTTTATTAGGATTATGGCAAGTATTCAGATTGAACTGGAAGAATAATATTATCAAAAATATGAATCTTCCTGTTGTTCATCTGTTGCCCAATGATGATCTTGCACAATTTAACTACAGACACGTCAAGATCGATGGGATTCTAAGTGACATAGAACTATATGTTTTTGCAGGGCAACGCGGCTATCACGTGCTGTCTCCTATGTTGCTCACCACTGGACGTTACATGTTAGTGAATAAAGGAATAGTCAGAGAAAACAAAGAGGAAAAAGCAAAAATCGAAAAAGTAGCTGCTAATGGAGTTTTATATTGCGATAGCAGTAAAAGCAAAAATTGGTTTATCAAGAATGATACTGCTTCGAATACGTGGTTTACTTTTAACACAGAAGAAATCTCCAATGAGTTAGGTATTAAGCTAGAGAAGTGTGTATTGTGGCCGAACAATTTTGGCAGCAAATTAGCTATACAGCCAATGAAGCATTTGGAATATGCAATCACTTGGTTTGCATTTTCCTTAACTTGGTTGATTATGTGCGTAATTTACCATAGGCAAAACCTCAATAAAGCTTGA
- the hemA gene encoding 5-aminolevulinate synthase, with amino-acid sequence MVNYEEIFLNKIKDIKDEGRYREFTHFASLPGRLPHIMDYERNREVIVWCSNNYLGMSQNESVIAAIQNSSVGAGGTRNISGTTKEVVELEKSLACLHKKEAALTFACGYLANQTTLSTLSSIIPNVVIFSDEKNHSSMIEGIKSGKRPKHIFKHNDVDHLEQLLKSVDTKTPKIIALESVYSMDGDIAPLEAICDLADQHNAITYLDEVHAVGMYGSHGGGIAEREGLMDRITVIQGTLSKAFGVMGGYIASSKSLVDVIRSSAPGFIFTTAMSPVLAAAAKASVEHLKSSNIEREKQKQVVEKVKNSLRNTGINFIPTETHIIPIIIGDPELSKGASKLLFDEHGIYVQHINYPTVPRGTERFRITPTPYHTDEMIEHLTESLVKVFEKLSISVACLS; translated from the coding sequence TTGGTAAACTACGAAGAAATATTCTTAAACAAAATCAAAGATATAAAAGATGAGGGGCGCTACCGTGAATTTACGCACTTTGCGTCATTGCCAGGTAGGCTCCCCCACATTATGGACTACGAAAGAAATAGGGAAGTAATTGTTTGGTGCAGTAATAACTATTTGGGAATGTCACAGAATGAGAGTGTTATTGCTGCTATTCAAAATTCATCTGTTGGCGCTGGAGGAACAAGAAATATATCTGGTACAACAAAAGAGGTTGTCGAACTTGAAAAATCCTTAGCTTGTTTGCATAAAAAAGAGGCTGCTTTAACTTTTGCTTGTGGCTACCTTGCTAACCAGACTACACTTAGCACTTTATCGTCTATTATCCCAAATGTAGTAATTTTTTCAGACGAGAAGAACCATTCTTCAATGATAGAAGGCATAAAATCAGGAAAAAGACCAAAACATATATTTAAACACAATGATGTTGATCACTTAGAGCAGTTGTTAAAATCCGTAGACACAAAAACACCAAAGATAATAGCACTTGAATCCGTATATTCAATGGATGGCGATATAGCGCCGCTTGAAGCGATATGCGATCTTGCAGATCAACATAATGCAATCACCTATTTGGATGAGGTGCATGCAGTTGGCATGTATGGTTCACATGGTGGCGGAATTGCAGAAAGAGAAGGCCTGATGGATAGAATAACCGTCATTCAAGGTACACTATCGAAGGCTTTTGGAGTGATGGGTGGGTATATAGCGTCTTCAAAGAGCTTGGTAGATGTAATAAGAAGTTCCGCTCCAGGATTTATTTTCACCACTGCTATGTCGCCTGTTTTAGCAGCGGCAGCAAAGGCAAGCGTTGAACACCTAAAATCGAGCAACATTGAAAGGGAAAAGCAAAAGCAAGTCGTTGAAAAAGTAAAAAACTCACTGAGAAATACAGGAATTAATTTCATTCCAACAGAAACTCATATAATTCCAATAATAATTGGCGACCCAGAGTTATCCAAAGGAGCATCAAAATTATTATTTGATGAGCATGGAATATACGTTCAACATATAAATTATCCAACAGTGCCAAGAGGAACTGAGCGTTTCCGTATTACCCCTACACCTTATCATACTGATGAAATGATAGAACATTTAACAGAATCTCTTGTAAAAGTTTTCGAAAAGTTGTCTATCTCTGTAGCCTGTTTATCCTAA
- the tmk gene encoding dTMP kinase: MFITFEGIDGSGKTTQSKLLANHFKQIHGENNVVSTREPGGTDFAEKIRGVLLTNNIDPISELLLLISMRREHMKKLILPALAEGKIVICDRFIDSTIAYQGYGFGVDLGLIRDLHKLVEIKYPDITFILDIDVKVGLSRAKDKNKYEEMDVNFYNKIGKGFKEIAIKEPVRCSVITEIETKNDNHVHNEIIRLLA; encoded by the coding sequence ATGTTCATAACTTTCGAAGGAATAGACGGCTCTGGTAAAACAACACAATCTAAGCTACTTGCAAATCATTTTAAGCAAATTCACGGCGAAAATAATGTAGTGTCGACTCGAGAACCAGGTGGCACTGATTTTGCAGAAAAGATAAGAGGAGTGTTGTTAACAAATAATATTGATCCTATTTCTGAACTCTTGCTACTTATCTCGATGAGGCGCGAACATATGAAAAAATTAATATTACCAGCTCTTGCAGAAGGAAAAATAGTGATTTGTGATCGGTTTATTGATTCAACTATTGCATACCAAGGATATGGGTTTGGAGTTGACTTAGGGCTAATAAGGGACTTACATAAGCTAGTAGAAATTAAATATCCAGATATTACATTCATTCTAGATATTGATGTTAAAGTTGGGTTAAGTAGAGCGAAAGACAAGAATAAATATGAAGAAATGGATGTTAATTTTTATAATAAAATTGGAAAAGGATTTAAAGAAATTGCCATAAAAGAGCCTGTTAGGTGCAGTGTTATCACTGAAATTGAAACAAAAAATGATAATCACGTACACAATGAAATTATTAGACTTCTTGCATAA
- a CDS encoding thioredoxin family protein: protein MVALNTPKVDFSFTAKDFNLLGVDNKYYTLSDCCGKNGLIVMFICNHCPYVQSIISNLVSDVDQLKKDYQVNTVAIMPNDVNEYPEDSFKNMINFAKENKFTFPYLIDNTQKIAEEYGAVCTPDFFGFNANLNLCYRGRFNDARKEKVQDYEVGSSDLFQAMKFIAETGNSPIDQKSSIGCSIKWSNFTG from the coding sequence ATGGTTGCTCTGAATACTCCTAAAGTCGATTTTAGTTTTACTGCAAAAGATTTTAATCTTTTGGGAGTAGACAATAAATACTATACATTAAGTGACTGTTGTGGAAAAAATGGTCTTATTGTAATGTTTATATGCAATCACTGTCCTTACGTTCAGTCAATTATTAGCAATCTGGTAAGCGATGTTGATCAATTGAAAAAAGATTATCAGGTAAACACCGTTGCAATAATGCCAAATGATGTAAATGAATACCCAGAAGATTCCTTTAAAAATATGATTAATTTTGCCAAGGAAAATAAGTTCACGTTTCCATATCTGATTGATAATACACAGAAAATAGCTGAAGAATACGGGGCTGTTTGCACTCCTGACTTTTTTGGCTTTAATGCTAATTTAAATCTCTGCTATCGTGGACGTTTTAACGATGCAAGAAAAGAAAAAGTTCAAGACTATGAAGTAGGAAGTAGTGATTTATTTCAAGCTATGAAATTTATTGCAGAAACTGGTAATTCTCCGATTGACCAAAAATCAAGTATTGGTTGCTCAATTAAATGGTCTAATTTTACAGGTTAA
- the htpG gene encoding molecular chaperone HtpG yields MHNVQETENLKFDAEVGKVLNIVIHSLYTNKDIFLRELISNASDACDKLRYESQLNPNLLDLSDELKITISSNKDKNELYITDNGIGMNRQDLIDNLGTIASSGTQKFLDAIKNNKDSSQTVELIGKFGVGFYSSFMVASEVIVESRKAGEEESWVWKSKGDGEYSISKLDNQISRGTKITLIMHPEENEFLDKFRVENIVTTYSDHINFPVEFINEEGKSEKLNSKAAIWTKPKNDVTQEEHNDFFRSVAHVGGEPWMILHNKNEGAIEYTNLLYVPSIKPFDLFHPDRRCSVKLYVNKVFITEDNVQIIPQYLRFLKGIVDSPDLPLNISRETLQNNRVVEQIRKSLTKRVISELGKKAKENLEEYTKFWTNFGAVLKEGLCEAMPTDEREALLSICRFHSTGDEKLASIDDYISRMKPEQEHIYYLTGNSLDSVKNSPQLEGFVSKGLEVLLFVDPVDDFWTSVIHEYKDQKFKSVTRADVDLEKFSSEEDKKDEENKSNGEKTEENTDPILQYFTKVLGNSVKSVKISKKLTDSPVCLAVDEGAMDLRMERFLREQKQLNYRTPKVLEINTKHPVIKSIMKSHAENGENPTLEDMIHLLFYQACIVEGEEMDDVSLFAKRVNNLLGKIVV; encoded by the coding sequence ATGCATAACGTACAAGAAACTGAAAATTTAAAATTTGATGCTGAAGTAGGGAAAGTACTGAATATAGTGATTCATTCACTTTATACCAATAAAGACATTTTTCTGCGTGAATTAATATCAAATGCATCGGATGCATGTGATAAGTTGCGTTATGAATCTCAACTAAACCCTAATTTGCTAGATTTGAGTGATGAATTAAAAATCACTATCAGCTCCAATAAAGATAAGAATGAGCTATATATCACTGATAATGGCATCGGAATGAACAGACAGGATTTAATAGATAATCTTGGCACAATTGCGAGTTCTGGTACGCAAAAATTCTTAGATGCGATCAAGAATAATAAAGATTCAAGTCAAACTGTAGAGCTGATAGGTAAGTTTGGTGTCGGTTTTTACTCAAGCTTTATGGTTGCATCAGAAGTAATAGTAGAATCAAGAAAAGCTGGAGAAGAGGAGTCTTGGGTCTGGAAATCCAAGGGAGATGGAGAGTATTCGATAAGTAAACTAGATAATCAAATTTCTCGTGGAACTAAAATTACACTCATTATGCATCCTGAAGAGAATGAATTTTTAGATAAATTTCGTGTTGAAAACATTGTCACTACTTACTCTGATCACATAAATTTTCCTGTTGAATTCATAAATGAAGAAGGAAAAAGTGAAAAGTTAAACAGTAAGGCTGCAATTTGGACTAAGCCAAAAAATGATGTTACTCAAGAGGAACACAATGATTTTTTCCGCAGTGTTGCTCACGTTGGCGGGGAGCCTTGGATGATATTGCATAATAAAAATGAAGGTGCAATAGAATATACGAATTTGCTTTATGTTCCTTCCATTAAACCTTTTGATTTATTCCATCCAGATAGACGTTGCTCTGTGAAGTTATATGTAAATAAAGTATTTATCACTGAAGATAACGTACAGATCATACCACAATATTTGCGTTTTCTGAAAGGTATTGTTGATTCACCGGACTTGCCTCTTAACATCAGCAGAGAAACGCTGCAGAATAATCGTGTTGTTGAGCAAATCAGAAAATCCCTCACTAAGCGTGTAATATCAGAGCTCGGTAAAAAGGCAAAAGAGAATTTAGAGGAGTACACAAAATTCTGGACCAATTTTGGTGCAGTATTAAAAGAGGGTCTTTGTGAAGCTATGCCAACTGATGAGAGAGAAGCGCTGCTCTCAATTTGCAGATTTCATAGCACTGGTGATGAGAAATTAGCCAGCATTGATGACTATATAAGCAGAATGAAGCCTGAGCAGGAGCATATCTATTATCTCACCGGAAATAGCCTCGATTCAGTGAAAAACAGTCCGCAACTTGAGGGGTTCGTCAGTAAAGGACTGGAGGTTCTTCTATTCGTTGATCCAGTGGATGATTTCTGGACCAGTGTAATTCATGAATATAAAGATCAAAAATTCAAGTCTGTGACTCGCGCTGATGTTGATTTGGAAAAATTCTCTTCAGAAGAAGATAAGAAAGATGAAGAAAATAAATCGAATGGAGAAAAAACTGAGGAAAATACGGATCCTATATTGCAATATTTTACCAAGGTTCTTGGCAATTCAGTGAAAAGCGTGAAAATCTCAAAAAAACTGACTGACAGCCCTGTATGTCTAGCAGTTGATGAAGGTGCTATGGATCTTCGCATGGAGCGTTTTTTGCGTGAACAAAAGCAGCTAAATTACCGCACGCCAAAGGTGCTGGAAATAAATACTAAGCATCCTGTAATAAAAAGTATAATGAAATCTCACGCTGAAAATGGTGAAAATCCAACATTGGAGGACATGATTCATTTATTATTTTACCAAGCTTGTATCGTGGAAGGCGAAGAGATGGATGATGTAAGTCTGTTTGCTAAGAGAGTTAATAATTTGCTTGGCAAAATTGTTGTCTAA
- a CDS encoding lipase family protein, with product MVGYYVSDCGCKNNEFVKLKKGGYKTPAQLEKEGYKVVQFHGIIPGREVQHTGYIFIRGKEVTIAYRGTCNSYDFKIDVEIPLIRQYELLPKGGEIHLGFYSVFENSWESLYGILKGYANDQGLEIRDLKINLTGHSMGGAVANIAALCLSVTENVKNLHVATFGAPRVFDCDAAKVCNELFGRKTIRVANLSDAIPAVPFGFMHYKHVGKQLKIGRYSVPACMTTNWKFIMILF from the coding sequence ATGGTAGGCTATTATGTTAGCGATTGTGGTTGTAAAAACAATGAGTTTGTTAAGCTAAAGAAAGGAGGATATAAAACTCCTGCTCAACTTGAGAAAGAGGGTTACAAAGTTGTTCAATTTCATGGCATTATTCCCGGTCGAGAAGTTCAACATACTGGTTATATTTTCATAAGGGGTAAGGAAGTAACTATAGCATACCGCGGTACTTGTAATTCTTATGACTTCAAGATAGATGTTGAAATACCTTTAATTCGTCAATATGAACTTCTGCCCAAAGGTGGTGAAATTCACCTAGGCTTCTACTCCGTATTTGAAAATTCCTGGGAGAGTCTTTACGGGATATTAAAAGGGTACGCTAACGATCAAGGATTAGAAATCAGAGATTTAAAAATTAATCTTACAGGTCACAGCATGGGAGGTGCTGTCGCTAACATAGCTGCTCTATGTTTGAGCGTAACAGAGAATGTAAAAAATTTACATGTTGCAACTTTTGGTGCCCCAAGGGTTTTTGACTGTGATGCTGCTAAAGTTTGTAATGAGCTTTTTGGCAGGAAGACTATTAGGGTAGCTAATTTATCAGATGCAATACCTGCAGTACCATTTGGTTTTATGCATTACAAACATGTAGGCAAACAATTAAAAATAGGAAGATATTCCGTGCCGGCGTGCATGACCACAAATTGGAAGTTTATCATGATCTTGTTCTAA
- the bfr gene encoding bacterioferritin, whose translation MNEEIVKHLNKLLTNELTSVRQYLLHFAVLKNNGINRLAEKVKNELNEELEHANKLAERILLLKGVPNFQDTNEISQYDGKFTKDTIQKILEANLKLEGKGIKDIKETISIAEKEKDFVSVMLLEEMLKNEEEHFHWIEKQIDLIELMGVENYLRTQI comes from the coding sequence ATGAATGAAGAGATAGTAAAACATTTGAACAAATTATTGACCAATGAGCTGACTTCTGTACGCCAGTATCTTTTGCATTTTGCGGTTCTCAAAAACAATGGAATTAATAGACTTGCAGAAAAGGTAAAAAATGAGCTTAACGAAGAACTTGAACATGCAAACAAGTTGGCAGAAAGGATTTTATTGCTTAAAGGTGTACCAAATTTTCAAGATACAAATGAAATATCACAGTATGATGGAAAGTTTACAAAAGACACAATACAAAAAATCTTAGAAGCTAATTTGAAATTAGAGGGAAAAGGTATTAAGGATATCAAAGAAACGATTTCTATCGCTGAGAAAGAAAAAGATTTTGTTAGTGTAATGTTATTAGAAGAGATGTTAAAAAATGAAGAAGAGCACTTCCATTGGATTGAGAAGCAGATCGATCTTATTGAACTAATGGGTGTTGAAAACTATTTAAGAACACAAATATAG